A window of the Physeter macrocephalus isolate SW-GA chromosome 7, ASM283717v5, whole genome shotgun sequence genome harbors these coding sequences:
- the SPRY1 gene encoding protein sprouty homolog 1, protein MDPQNQHGSGSSLVVIQQPALDNRQRLDYEREIQPAAILSLDQIKAIRGSNEYTEGPSVVKRPALRTAPRQEKHERTHEIIPVNVNNNYEHRPTSHLGPAGLSSNTRGPILSRSTSTGSAASSGSNSSASSEQGLLGRSPPARPVSGHRSERAVRTQRKQLTVDDLKGSLKEELAQHKFICEQCGKCKCRECTAPRTLPSCWACNRQCLCSAESMVEYGTCMCLVKGIFYHCSNDDEGDSYSDNPCSCSQSHCCSRYLCMGAMSLLLPCLLCYPPAKGCLKLCRGCYDWIHRPGCRCKNSNTVYCKLESCPSRGQGKPS, encoded by the coding sequence ATGGATCCCCAAAATCAACATGGCAGTGGCAGTTCATTAGTTGTGATCCAGCAGCCTGCTTTGGATAACCGTCAGAGATTAGACTATGAGAGAGAGATTCAGCCTGCTGCTATTTTGTCCTTAGACCAGATCAAGGCCATCAGAGGCAGCAATGAATACACAGAAGGGCCATCGGTGGTGAAAAGACCTGCTCTTCGAACAGCACCAAGACAAGAAAAGCATGAAAGGACTCATGAGATCATACCAGTTAATGTGAATAATAACTATGAGCATAGACCTACCAGCCACCTGGGACCTGCAGGACTCTCGAGTAATACCAGAGGCCCCATATTGAGCAGGTCAACCAGCACTGGAAGTGCAGCCAGTTCTGGGAGCAACAGCAGTGCCTCTTCCGAGCAGGGGCTGTTAGGAAGGTCACCACCAGCCAGACCAGTCTCTGGCCACAGGTCTGAGAGGGCAGTCCGGACCCAGCGCAAGCAACTGACTGTGGATGACTTGAAGGGTTCCTTGAAAGAGGAGCTGGCACAGCACAAGTTCATCTGTGAACAGTGTGGGAAGTGCAAGTGCCGAGAATGCACAGCTCCCAGGACCCTGCCATCCTGTTGGGCCTGTAACCGGCAGTGCCTTTGCTCCGCTGAGAGCATGGTGGAATACGGAACCTGCATGTGCTTGGTCAAGGGCATCTTCTACCACTGCTCCAATGACGATGAAGGGGACTCTTACTCGGACAATCCTTGCTCCTGTTCACAGTCACACTGCTGTTCTCGGTACCTGTGTATGGGAGCCATGTCTCTGCTTCTACCTTGCTTACTCTGTTACCCGCCTGCTAAGGGATGCCTGAAGCTGTGCAGGGGGTGTTATGACTGGATCCATCGCCCAGGGTGCAGATGTAAGAACTCCAACACGGTCTATTGTAAACTGGAGAGCTGCCCCTCCCGGGGTCAGGGTAAACCATCATGA